The DNA segment CGATACTTCTAGATACAATGATGACCATAAACTTATCTCTTTTAGATTATGTATATGATATAGACGCATGTCAAATACTAGGTAATTATCTAAAAAAAACAAAGATTCCAAAGATGAAAATTTAAAAGATTGTTCGAAATATGCATTACTAGTCTTGTTATCATTTTTATCTTGGTCCTACTGGTACTGACTAGATTGCGTTAGATTGAGCCAAAGCTTTCCGAAGTTGCACAGCTTTCTGACAATGTTTCTGTTTTTTCACTTCCATTTGTCCGAATCTGACTCATTTTCTGATAATCCTTCCTTCTTTTCATGGCCCTTTGTCTAAATTCATCTCTTATTCTGACAATCTTTCTTCTTTTCCTCTTCCCTTTGTCCAAATCCATCTCTTATTCGGACAATCTTTCTTCTTTTCCTCTTCCCTCTGTCCGAATCCATCTCTTATTCGGACAATCCTTCCTTCTTTTCATGGCCCTTTGTCTAAATCCATCTCTTATTCGGACAATCCTTCTTCTTTTCTACTGCCCTCTATCCGAATCCATCTCTTATTCGGATAATCTTCCATCTTTTCCACCAACTCTGTCCGTAGTTCCATCCGATCGAGTTTGAGCCGCATTGAATTCACCAATTGAGCAAAAAAAAGAACAATGCGATTGGACTCACATTGCTCTTTTACACACATTTTCATTTTGGATAAAGTATTTCATCAATAATCCCATACTCTTTTGCTTCCTCTGCACTCATAAAATAATCTCGGTCTGTATCCTTCGCCACTTTTTCAATCGGTTGGCCGGTACGTTCTGAAATGATTTCATTGATATGCTCTCTGAGCTTTAAAATTCTCCGTGCGGATATTTCTATTTCCGTAGCCTGCCCTCTCGCTCCACCTAGAGGCTGATGGATCATGATTTCACTGTTTGGCAGAGCGTACCGTTTTCCCTTGGTCCCTGCCAGGAGCAACATAGCTCCAAATGAGGCCGCCATGCCCGTGCAAATGGTTCGAATGTCAGGTTTAATGTATTGCATCGTATCAAAAATGGCAAAACCTGCAGAAGTAGAACCACCGGGGCTATTAATATAAAGAGAGATTTCCTTATCCGGTGCATCGGCTGCTAAAAATAATAATTGGGCTACCACACTATTCGCCGTATGGTCGTTTATTTCATCTCCAATGATAATAATTCTATCCTTTAATAATCGTGAATAAATATCATAGGAACGTTCTCCTCGATTTGACTGCTCTATTACATATGGAATTGTACTCATTCTTTATTCCTCCTTGAAGCGATGATTGGCTATGCAGCCATACAGAGAGTGCTTGAAGGAGAGATGTTAGGACGGACCTTTTTGAAGCTTCTAGAAATAAGCGTAGGTTCAGTTCGAATACTTCTTAACGAAGGAATCACATCAATTAAGATGGTTGGGTCTTGATTTTTCAATGCCTCATAAAAAAGTTCCGAGAGCTGCTCCTGCTCTTCTACATCCCAAAAGGATTCTAAATCAAAGGACTGTTCCTCTTCGATTGCTTTTTCCAGTCGCTTTTTAGCTCGGTGGAGATTGGACTTCACCGCTATTTCTGTTACATCAAGGATATCGGCTATTTCCTTCAGTTGGTATTGAAAAGCCTCTTTTAAAAGAAAGATAACCGCTTGCTTTGGAGTGAATTTTTTCAAAAGCAATTCCACTGAATCATTTAGACCATCCAGTTGATGAGTAATAGCATGACTTGCACAATCAAAATCTGATTCCATTGTTTCCTTCTTTCTTTTACGAAGCAAATCAATCCAGTGATTGTAAGCCATTTTATTTAACAAAGCCGAAGTCATCTTTTGCGGTTGATTCGAATATCTTAATGCCTTAAGATACGTGTCTTGGGCGACATCCTCTCCATCCCATTTATTTTGGGTTAAAAAGTGACAATA comes from the Neobacillus sp. PS2-9 genome and includes:
- the clpP gene encoding ATP-dependent Clp endopeptidase proteolytic subunit ClpP; amino-acid sequence: MSTIPYVIEQSNRGERSYDIYSRLLKDRIIIIGDEINDHTANSVVAQLLFLAADAPDKEISLYINSPGGSTSAGFAIFDTMQYIKPDIRTICTGMAASFGAMLLLAGTKGKRYALPNSEIMIHQPLGGARGQATEIEISARRILKLREHINEIISERTGQPIEKVAKDTDRDYFMSAEEAKEYGIIDEILYPK
- a CDS encoding sigma-70 family RNA polymerase sigma factor, giving the protein MSHKLRQDSVENSEDENRFEDAFWMEYYPKLQRYCHFLTQNKWDGEDVAQDTYLKALRYSNQPQKMTSALLNKMAYNHWIDLLRKRKKETMESDFDCASHAITHQLDGLNDSVELLLKKFTPKQAVIFLLKEAFQYQLKEIADILDVTEIAVKSNLHRAKKRLEKAIEEEQSFDLESFWDVEEQEQLSELFYEALKNQDPTILIDVIPSLRSIRTEPTLISRSFKKVRPNISPSSTLCMAA